A portion of the Fibrobacter sp. genome contains these proteins:
- a CDS encoding DNA polymerase III subunit alpha: MSANFVHLHNHTEYSFLDGAIKIKDLVKKAKEFGMPALAITDHGGMFGAIEFYEACMSDGIKPVLGFEAYVAAGSRHDRMISKDERSYHHLILLAKDNTGWKNLMRLSSIGYLEGFYYKPRIDMEVLREYSQGIIATSACIAGAIPRAILDGDREKAVKIAQEYLSIFGEGNFYFELQNHNIDEEIVAFDEMIKLGRELGIPFIVANDAHYLRKEDAQSHEVLLCIQTGTTMNDPNRFRFSSDQLYFKSPQEMAALFPDIPEAMSNTLEIAEKCNVTVKIKPQLPVPDVPQGFENPESYLSSIAKAGLKEKYAHITPGLTERLEYELKVICSMGFAGYFLIVRDFVATAQKMGVMVGCRGSAAGSLVAYVIGITSVDPIKFDLIFERFLNPERVSMPDADIDFADRDRYKVIDYVIGKYGRDAVCQIINFGRMKAKMVIKDVARAMGVPVAEANRLSSMVNEKTLDESIKANGELARTIEGNTVYQELFRHAGVLEGLARQAGMHAGGVIIAPGEVVNWAPLFKQPGADTVMTQFDMNFVEKVGLIKMDFLGLRTLTVLQETIRLIRKYHGKVIDLWKLPDGDQTTYELFGKGETTGVFQFESQGMQDYLRKLKPTCVEDLIAMAALYRPGPMANIDTFIRRKHGKEEIAYLHPMLKEILEVTYGVIIYQEQVMRIAQKMGGFSLGQADVLRKAMGKKKADVMEEMGSKFVEGAKAKGIDAKVAREVFELMAKFAEYGFNKAHATVYAHVSYQAAYLKAHYPLEYMTANLTSWIGNQENFLIIKNESERMGVRILPPDINRSEGECSIDNGNIRLGMEAIKNVGKAADSILEARRTKGKFTSIFDLCKSVDLRIVNKKCLESLVCAGALDSLPGTRAQLFAAIDKAIEYGGSFQKDRISGQENLFEELFTTTESEQQASIPEPPLPDVQPWPYNQLLQREKEVLNFYISGHPLDRFQDEIKGFSSISLKQEVLAEVKDGATVTVGGMITSLKTHIQRDGRPMAFLEMEEFDGSIELLVFGDAYEKFKHLLAVDSMVLVHGQVSKREGDEKPKLKLDNCISLSESREKLAKSVHIRLNTAGLEKEFLQEIHQQCSTNKGECSLIIHILTADGNEYKIRSRNTKLSSDPEVLKMLRMKIGKDNVWLGKTAA, encoded by the coding sequence ATGAGCGCTAATTTTGTCCATCTTCACAATCATACAGAGTACAGCTTTCTCGACGGGGCTATAAAAATTAAAGACCTGGTCAAGAAGGCTAAAGAGTTCGGAATGCCCGCACTGGCTATTACTGATCATGGCGGAATGTTTGGTGCAATTGAATTCTACGAAGCCTGCATGTCTGACGGTATAAAGCCTGTACTGGGTTTCGAAGCCTATGTGGCAGCAGGTTCGAGACATGACAGAATGATAAGCAAAGATGAACGCTCATACCATCATCTGATTCTGTTGGCCAAAGATAATACCGGATGGAAAAACCTGATGCGTCTCAGCAGTATCGGGTATCTCGAAGGTTTTTATTACAAACCGAGAATTGACATGGAGGTACTCCGGGAATACAGCCAGGGAATAATCGCGACATCAGCGTGTATTGCAGGAGCTATCCCCAGGGCTATTCTTGATGGGGACAGGGAAAAAGCGGTTAAAATCGCTCAGGAATACCTGTCAATATTCGGAGAGGGCAATTTTTATTTCGAGCTGCAGAATCATAATATTGATGAGGAAATTGTGGCCTTTGACGAGATGATAAAACTGGGAAGAGAACTGGGGATTCCGTTTATCGTTGCCAATGATGCTCACTATTTGCGGAAAGAGGACGCACAGTCCCATGAGGTGCTCCTGTGTATACAGACAGGGACAACCATGAACGACCCGAATCGGTTCAGATTCTCATCTGACCAGCTCTACTTCAAATCTCCCCAGGAGATGGCTGCCCTGTTTCCCGATATCCCCGAAGCCATGAGCAATACACTCGAAATAGCTGAGAAGTGTAATGTGACTGTCAAGATCAAGCCGCAACTTCCGGTCCCCGATGTTCCCCAGGGCTTTGAAAATCCCGAGAGCTACCTCTCTTCGATTGCAAAAGCCGGCCTGAAAGAGAAATACGCGCATATTACTCCCGGACTTACGGAACGGCTCGAATACGAACTGAAAGTCATCTGTTCCATGGGATTTGCAGGATATTTCCTGATTGTCAGGGACTTTGTTGCTACCGCACAGAAAATGGGAGTGATGGTGGGTTGCAGAGGGTCGGCAGCAGGAAGCTTGGTGGCCTATGTAATCGGGATTACCAGTGTTGATCCCATTAAATTCGACCTGATCTTCGAGCGTTTCCTGAATCCCGAAAGAGTGTCGATGCCTGATGCGGATATAGATTTTGCTGACCGTGACCGGTACAAGGTGATCGACTATGTTATCGGGAAGTACGGACGGGATGCGGTGTGCCAGATAATAAATTTCGGGCGAATGAAAGCCAAAATGGTGATCAAGGATGTTGCCAGAGCCATGGGTGTGCCTGTTGCGGAAGCCAACCGGCTCTCCTCGATGGTAAATGAGAAGACACTTGACGAATCTATAAAGGCAAACGGTGAACTTGCAAGAACCATCGAGGGAAACACCGTATATCAGGAGCTTTTCCGTCACGCGGGAGTTCTCGAGGGACTAGCGAGACAGGCGGGAATGCATGCCGGAGGAGTGATTATCGCCCCGGGTGAGGTTGTAAACTGGGCTCCGCTTTTCAAGCAGCCTGGTGCCGATACTGTAATGACCCAGTTTGATATGAATTTCGTGGAAAAGGTCGGACTCATCAAGATGGATTTTCTGGGGCTTAGAACCCTCACTGTTCTTCAGGAAACCATCCGGCTGATCAGGAAATACCACGGAAAAGTCATTGACTTGTGGAAACTTCCCGATGGTGACCAGACAACATACGAATTATTCGGTAAAGGAGAGACAACAGGAGTTTTCCAGTTTGAATCGCAGGGAATGCAGGATTACTTAAGAAAGCTTAAGCCGACCTGTGTGGAAGACCTTATCGCCATGGCCGCTCTTTATCGTCCGGGACCGATGGCCAATATCGACACCTTTATCAGACGTAAACACGGCAAAGAGGAAATTGCTTACCTTCATCCTATGCTCAAGGAAATCCTGGAGGTTACCTATGGAGTAATCATCTACCAGGAGCAGGTGATGCGTATTGCACAGAAAATGGGCGGATTCTCTCTTGGTCAGGCTGATGTTCTGCGGAAAGCGATGGGGAAGAAAAAAGCCGATGTTATGGAGGAGATGGGGAGCAAGTTTGTTGAGGGAGCCAAAGCAAAGGGCATCGATGCAAAGGTGGCACGGGAAGTATTCGAGTTGATGGCCAAGTTTGCGGAGTATGGTTTCAATAAAGCTCATGCAACAGTATACGCTCATGTTTCCTATCAGGCTGCTTATCTCAAGGCTCATTATCCCCTGGAATATATGACCGCCAACCTGACATCATGGATAGGAAACCAGGAGAATTTCCTTATAATCAAAAACGAATCTGAACGGATGGGTGTCAGGATTCTGCCTCCTGATATCAACAGAAGCGAAGGTGAATGCAGTATCGATAATGGAAATATCAGACTTGGCATGGAGGCTATCAAGAATGTCGGTAAAGCTGCGGATTCGATTCTTGAAGCACGGAGAACAAAAGGAAAGTTTACTTCGATCTTTGACCTCTGCAAATCGGTTGATCTGCGGATTGTAAATAAGAAATGTCTTGAATCACTGGTCTGTGCAGGTGCGCTTGATTCACTCCCGGGTACCCGTGCACAGCTCTTTGCAGCTATCGATAAAGCTATAGAATATGGCGGGAGCTTTCAGAAAGACCGTATCTCCGGGCAGGAAAACCTTTTTGAGGAACTCTTCACTACTACAGAAAGCGAGCAGCAGGCTTCAATACCGGAGCCTCCCCTTCCCGATGTACAGCCCTGGCCCTACAACCAGCTTCTGCAGCGCGAAAAAGAAGTCCTCAATTTCTATATCAGCGGTCATCCTCTGGACAGATTTCAGGATGAAATAAAGGGCTTCTCATCCATATCTCTGAAGCAGGAAGTATTAGCAGAAGTCAAAGACGGGGCGACTGTGACTGTGGGTGGGATGATAACAAGCCTCAAAACACATATCCAGAGGGACGGCAGACCGATGGCATTTCTGGAGATGGAGGAATTTGACGGCTCGATTGAATTGCTTGTGTTCGGAGATGCTTATGAGAAATTCAAACACCTGCTTGCAGTAGACTCGATGGTACTTGTTCATGGGCAAGTAAGCAAGCGGGAAGGTGATGAGAAGCCTAAACTCAAGCTTGATAACTGCATTTCACTGTCTGAATCAAGAGAGAAGCTTGCTAAAAGCGTGCATATCCGGCTTAACACTGCAGGGCTGGAAAAAGAATTTCTCCAGGAAATACATCAGCAGTGCAGCACTAACAAAGGAGAATGCTCATTGATAATACATATATTGACCGCAGATGGTAACGAGTACAAAATCCGCTCACGGAATACGAAACTGTCATCCGATCCTGAGGTGCTCAAGATGCTGCGAATGAAAATTGGAAAGGATAATGTATGGCTGGGAAAAACAGCGGCTTGA
- a CDS encoding 1-acyl-sn-glycerol-3-phosphate acyltransferase: MAGKNSGLKEKLDTLRVPVFILWIVFSTVLYGVICIMLRPFSIKAARFVARLWNLHLLAIGGVRVKVSGAEKLDRSKRYVFISNHQSALDIPVIFAGLTHPISFIAKKELFMIPFFGWGIAALGHIWIDRSNARKAKASIDRAVRHLQKGNISLILFPEGTRSEDGKVGGFKQASFTLAIQAGVQVVPVAIRNACSLLPKKSAKIRTGTVYLDILQPLDVTKETTKTELCGRVYEMIKEQVEGNLNEFSVVA, encoded by the coding sequence ATGGCTGGGAAAAACAGCGGCTTGAAAGAGAAACTTGACACTTTGCGTGTTCCGGTATTTATCCTGTGGATAGTTTTCAGCACGGTTTTATATGGTGTAATATGTATCATGTTAAGACCCTTTTCCATAAAGGCAGCCAGATTTGTTGCCCGTTTGTGGAATCTGCATCTGCTTGCGATAGGGGGGGTGAGAGTGAAAGTCTCCGGGGCTGAAAAGCTGGACAGATCAAAAAGGTATGTTTTTATTTCAAACCACCAGAGCGCTCTTGATATTCCGGTAATATTCGCCGGCTTGACCCATCCCATCAGCTTTATCGCTAAAAAAGAACTCTTCATGATTCCGTTCTTTGGATGGGGTATAGCAGCTCTGGGTCATATCTGGATTGATCGCAGTAATGCCCGGAAAGCAAAAGCCTCTATCGACAGGGCAGTAAGACATCTTCAGAAAGGAAACATCTCTCTGATTCTCTTTCCGGAAGGGACCCGGAGCGAGGATGGAAAAGTGGGGGGATTTAAACAGGCCAGTTTTACTCTGGCGATTCAGGCAGGTGTTCAGGTCGTCCCGGTGGCAATCAGAAATGCATGCAGTCTGCTGCCGAAAAAATCAGCGAAGATCAGGACCGGTACTGTATATCTGGATATTCTGCAGCCATTGGATGTAACCAAAGAGACTACAAAAACTGAACTGTGCGGCCGGGTTTATGAAATGATTAAAGAACAGGTCGAAGGGAATTTGAACGAATTCTCTGTTGTGGCATAA
- a CDS encoding HAD-IB family hydrolase: MADLNSAAIFDLDGTLIPHTSAEIAFFFHLFKKGNLSIFNLLQMIPAIWTARGNLHEMTKANKRYLRNKRVRDLQNTARRYFEPQISRIVFPRMVEIIEDHRNCGDKLLLLTGTLDLIAECFVRVLGFDGYRAATLEIVDGKYTGRITGILPYGIGKLEVLRDLKNNFHFDRDRTSLYANVFSDRYVMNAVERPVAVNPDAKLRIYARKLGWEMLDVK, from the coding sequence ATGGCAGATCTGAATTCAGCCGCAATATTTGACCTGGATGGTACCCTGATCCCACATACCAGTGCGGAGATAGCATTCTTTTTCCATCTGTTTAAGAAAGGGAATCTCAGCATATTTAACCTGCTGCAGATGATCCCGGCGATCTGGACCGCCAGAGGAAATCTCCATGAAATGACAAAGGCCAACAAGAGATATTTGCGCAACAAAAGAGTCAGGGATCTTCAAAATACCGCACGAAGATATTTTGAACCTCAAATTAGTAGGATTGTTTTTCCCAGGATGGTAGAGATAATTGAGGATCACCGGAATTGCGGAGATAAACTGCTTCTTCTGACCGGGACACTGGATCTTATTGCAGAGTGCTTTGTACGGGTCCTGGGTTTTGATGGGTACAGAGCAGCTACTCTTGAAATTGTGGATGGAAAATATACCGGTAGAATCACAGGAATTCTTCCTTATGGAATCGGTAAGCTGGAAGTGCTACGTGATTTAAAGAACAACTTTCATTTTGACCGGGACAGAACATCGCTCTATGCCAATGTCTTTTCCGACAGGTATGTCATGAATGCAGTAGAGAGACCTGTAGCGGTAAATCCAGACGCAAAACTACGCATCTACGCAAGAAAACTTGGCTGGGAAATGCTGGACGTGAAATGA
- a CDS encoding diacylglycerol kinase family lipid kinase, giving the protein MLRTSRNEEIAEAQKRLSAPFYHTFSRVMVIFNPYAGKNAGISSFIKRIPGIPIRPIDILKSSEQYKKKIKQYLEEYGIKAEISQSASAGDALRIARQCSISGYDLVIAAGGDGTINAVINGLAGSETVFGAIPLGTVNVFAIQLNLPLDLRSACELIAKGRVRKIDLGKAETQYFSCLAGIGFDAYVIATADSRLKKIAGAGAYILNGLINLIRYRFHTIHLSIDSQPVKHSGYIVIIGNGRFYSNNLIISPQAEIDDGKLDVVIMKSRNIFHMIRYLWSLRKGNLTDLPDVEYYQGKEINIEKHGRHFIHLDGEYYGRTPVKITVEHSVLKVVC; this is encoded by the coding sequence ATGTTGCGAACAAGCAGAAATGAGGAAATTGCAGAGGCGCAAAAAAGGCTTTCTGCCCCGTTCTATCATACTTTTTCCAGGGTGATGGTGATATTTAATCCCTATGCCGGGAAAAATGCAGGAATAAGCTCTTTCATAAAGAGAATTCCTGGCATACCTATACGTCCAATTGACATTCTAAAATCATCGGAACAGTACAAGAAAAAAATAAAGCAGTACCTTGAGGAATACGGAATTAAAGCAGAGATATCTCAAAGTGCCAGTGCAGGAGATGCCCTCCGGATTGCCCGTCAGTGCAGTATTTCCGGGTATGATCTGGTAATCGCAGCCGGTGGTGACGGCACCATAAACGCTGTTATAAACGGACTTGCTGGATCAGAAACCGTTTTCGGGGCAATTCCTCTGGGTACGGTAAATGTTTTCGCAATTCAACTCAATCTGCCCTTGGACCTGAGATCAGCCTGTGAATTGATTGCAAAAGGCAGAGTAAGGAAAATAGACCTGGGAAAAGCAGAGACCCAGTATTTTTCCTGCCTTGCCGGAATTGGATTTGATGCCTATGTGATTGCTACTGCCGATTCCAGACTGAAGAAGATAGCAGGTGCAGGTGCATACATTTTGAATGGACTTATAAATCTGATAAGATACAGATTTCACACGATTCACCTTTCTATTGACTCTCAACCTGTAAAGCACTCGGGCTACATTGTAATAATCGGTAACGGCAGATTCTACAGCAACAATCTTATAATTTCTCCCCAGGCAGAGATTGACGACGGCAAGCTCGATGTGGTAATCATGAAGAGCAGGAATATTTTTCACATGATCAGGTATCTCTGGAGTTTACGAAAAGGGAATCTGACAGATCTTCCCGATGTGGAGTATTATCAGGGTAAAGAAATTAACATTGAAAAGCATGGTCGGCATTTTATTCACCTTGATGGTGAGTATTACGGGAGAACTCCTGTAAAGATTACTGTTGAGCATTCTGTACTGAAAGTGGTTTGCTGA
- the ligD gene encoding DNA ligase D — MSLDKYRKKRDFSLTPEPAGEREEKESSALCFVVHKHKASHLHYDLRLELDGVLKSWAIPKGPSLDPSRKRLAVMVEDHPLEYRDFEGTIPEGNYGAGTVMIWDEGTYSVPGTDGQKRTEEEIRKGLDRGNVYFTLDGKKLKGAFHLVRLKRGTQENSWLLIKKDDQFATEREIPDEGLSARSGRTLEQIRSQDYLDENFTIDLSKIDLSGSQKAPPPPGPIQPMLSQLVGEPFDRQGWVFEIKWDGYRAIAEVMNGKVKLYSRKGKSFLNDYPPLARDLEKISFQVIFDGEIVVLDSEGRSDFHLLQDYRRTGSGDLAYYIFDLLYLEGYDLRSLPLLRRKSILKTIIPALPRIRYSDHIHENGKAFFELAKQNRLEGIMAKEGSSSYMGGTRTWHWQKIKATLSQEIVIGGFTEPRGGRTGIGALLGGVYEDDELVYAGSVGSGFTDDELPLVREKLIRFIREDSPFRKSLKSDTNITWVDPVFVCEVKFSEWTPEGLMRQPVFLGFREDVDARQIRREIPVSKAGIGRYAVPESSDKFLEVSGKTLKLTNLNKYYWPGEGITKGDTIDYYRQVAPFILPHLIDRPESLHRFPDGINGKSFFHKDMSDVPEWIKTEYVESDIPEGRVRYLLCQDEASLVYMVNLGAIEINPWISRVGRLDRPDYMVIDLDPLDCPFEDVIETALVVHRVLQSVEMPHYVKTSGSTGMHIFVPLGALYSYSQAREFSALICTIVNGMEPSITSMERPPERRRRKVYLDFLQNIKGKTMASVYSLRPRPGAPVSTPLNWEEVKAGLNPQQFTREEVMHRLAKYGDLWKPVLGDGIDMKKYLSSLWEKYGWDKDRRK, encoded by the coding sequence ATGTCACTCGATAAATACCGGAAGAAGCGTGATTTTTCTCTCACACCTGAACCTGCAGGTGAGAGAGAGGAAAAAGAGAGCAGTGCATTATGTTTTGTTGTACATAAACACAAAGCCTCCCATCTTCACTATGATCTCAGACTCGAGCTCGATGGAGTATTAAAGAGCTGGGCTATTCCAAAGGGTCCCTCACTCGATCCATCCAGAAAAAGACTTGCCGTGATGGTAGAAGATCATCCGCTGGAGTATCGCGATTTCGAAGGCACTATTCCGGAAGGAAACTACGGGGCCGGGACAGTGATGATCTGGGATGAGGGCACATATTCAGTTCCGGGGACAGATGGACAGAAAAGAACAGAGGAAGAGATCAGAAAAGGGCTTGACCGGGGCAATGTTTATTTCACTCTTGATGGTAAGAAACTCAAAGGGGCCTTTCACCTGGTCAGACTGAAGAGAGGTACACAGGAGAATAGTTGGCTGCTGATAAAAAAAGATGACCAGTTTGCAACTGAAAGAGAGATTCCGGATGAGGGACTTTCCGCACGGAGTGGACGTACACTTGAACAGATACGCAGTCAGGATTATCTGGATGAGAATTTTACAATTGATTTATCGAAGATAGATCTTTCCGGATCACAGAAGGCCCCCCCTCCCCCTGGTCCAATCCAGCCCATGCTCTCTCAACTGGTTGGGGAACCATTTGACCGTCAGGGATGGGTCTTTGAGATAAAATGGGATGGTTACCGGGCGATAGCCGAGGTGATGAATGGAAAAGTAAAGCTCTATTCCCGCAAGGGAAAGAGTTTTCTAAATGACTATCCTCCACTGGCAAGAGATCTTGAGAAGATATCTTTTCAGGTGATTTTTGATGGTGAGATTGTGGTGTTAGACAGTGAAGGCCGTTCTGACTTTCACCTCCTGCAGGATTACCGCCGCACAGGAAGCGGAGATCTCGCCTACTACATTTTCGATCTTTTATACCTGGAAGGCTACGATTTGCGCAGCCTGCCTTTACTTAGAAGAAAGAGCATCCTGAAAACTATTATTCCTGCTCTTCCCCGTATCCGTTACAGCGATCATATTCATGAAAACGGAAAGGCATTTTTCGAGCTTGCAAAGCAGAACCGGCTGGAAGGAATAATGGCAAAGGAGGGAAGCAGCAGTTACATGGGTGGAACACGCACCTGGCATTGGCAGAAGATAAAAGCCACTCTCAGTCAGGAGATTGTTATTGGAGGTTTTACCGAGCCCAGAGGCGGCCGGACAGGAATAGGAGCGCTTCTGGGCGGAGTCTATGAAGATGATGAACTTGTGTATGCCGGAAGTGTGGGTAGTGGATTTACAGATGATGAACTGCCACTGGTAAGAGAGAAGCTAATCAGATTCATCAGAGAAGACTCCCCTTTCAGAAAGTCACTGAAAAGCGACACCAATATTACCTGGGTGGATCCTGTTTTTGTGTGTGAAGTAAAATTCTCTGAATGGACACCGGAAGGACTGATGCGTCAGCCGGTTTTTCTGGGATTCAGGGAAGATGTCGATGCAAGACAGATTCGCAGAGAGATACCAGTAAGCAAAGCTGGTATTGGAAGATATGCTGTTCCCGAAAGCAGTGATAAGTTTCTGGAGGTAAGCGGAAAAACCCTCAAGTTAACAAATTTAAACAAGTATTACTGGCCTGGAGAGGGAATCACAAAAGGCGACACTATCGATTACTACAGGCAAGTGGCTCCTTTTATTCTCCCCCACCTCATTGACCGGCCTGAGTCCCTGCACAGGTTCCCGGATGGAATAAATGGAAAGAGTTTTTTTCATAAGGATATGAGCGATGTTCCTGAGTGGATTAAAACAGAATACGTGGAATCAGATATTCCTGAGGGGCGGGTACGGTATCTTCTTTGCCAGGATGAGGCGTCCCTGGTGTACATGGTCAATCTGGGCGCAATCGAGATAAATCCCTGGATTTCCAGGGTCGGCAGACTTGACAGACCTGATTACATGGTCATTGATCTTGATCCGCTTGATTGTCCTTTCGAAGATGTCATCGAAACAGCACTTGTTGTCCATAGAGTTCTTCAAAGTGTAGAAATGCCCCATTATGTAAAGACCTCAGGTTCAACAGGGATGCATATATTTGTTCCTCTGGGGGCTTTGTACAGTTACAGTCAGGCTCGTGAGTTTTCGGCTCTTATCTGTACCATTGTAAATGGTATGGAACCCTCGATTACCAGCATGGAGCGACCTCCGGAAAGGCGCAGGAGGAAAGTCTATCTGGATTTTCTCCAGAATATAAAAGGCAAAACGATGGCTTCGGTGTATTCTTTACGCCCCAGACCAGGTGCACCTGTCTCAACACCGTTAAACTGGGAAGAGGTAAAGGCCGGACTGAATCCTCAGCAGTTTACAAGGGAGGAGGTCATGCACAGGCTGGCAAAATATGGTGACCTGTGGAAACCTGTTCTGGGAGATGGGATCGATATGAAGAAGTATCTCTCCTCTCTTTGGGAAAAATACGGATGGGATAAGGATAGGAGGAAATGA
- a CDS encoding Ku protein: MRSIWSGALSFGLIYIPVKVYNATKSHQIDFDMLRRSDHCRIRYARVCRETGEEVPFDQIVKGYQYRKGSYVVLEDEDFKRANVHKSQTIDIVAFVNASDVDQKFLEKPYYLEPVKGAKKAYVLLREAMKESGKAGVARFVMRTREHLALIKAEESVVVLNQMRFADELRSSSELDIPAKGTEEVSQRELDLAKKLIEQLSEEWKPEQYHDTYFEDLKEIIKQKVEGRVPEPVKPEEVPQAVTDLFSRLSQSLEMTKHKKAA, encoded by the coding sequence ATGCGTTCCATCTGGTCAGGAGCATTAAGTTTCGGTTTAATCTATATACCTGTAAAAGTTTACAATGCAACAAAGAGCCACCAGATCGATTTTGACATGCTGAGGAGGTCTGATCACTGTCGTATCCGCTATGCCAGGGTCTGCAGAGAAACAGGTGAGGAGGTACCTTTTGACCAGATAGTAAAAGGTTACCAGTACCGTAAAGGAAGTTATGTAGTGCTGGAGGATGAGGATTTCAAGAGGGCGAATGTGCATAAGAGTCAGACTATAGATATAGTAGCTTTTGTAAATGCATCAGATGTCGATCAGAAGTTTCTTGAAAAGCCATACTATCTTGAACCGGTAAAGGGGGCAAAAAAAGCCTATGTTCTTCTTCGAGAAGCCATGAAAGAGAGCGGGAAGGCAGGGGTGGCAAGATTTGTGATGCGCACCAGGGAACACCTGGCATTGATAAAAGCGGAAGAGTCGGTAGTGGTACTCAACCAAATGCGTTTTGCGGATGAATTACGCAGTTCCTCTGAACTTGACATTCCCGCAAAAGGAACTGAAGAGGTTTCGCAGCGTGAGCTTGATCTGGCAAAAAAGCTCATAGAGCAATTAAGCGAGGAGTGGAAACCTGAACAGTATCATGACACCTATTTTGAAGACCTGAAGGAGATTATCAAGCAGAAAGTTGAAGGAAGAGTTCCTGAGCCGGTGAAGCCAGAGGAAGTACCTCAGGCAGTTACAGATCTCTTCTCAAGGCTGAGCCAGAGTCTTGAAATGACCAAGCATAAAAAAGCCGCTTAG
- a CDS encoding L,D-transpeptidase, giving the protein MDRRKFRSIRENLIRAIGSVPQKFIVVDTTEQKMHLINGRKTILSFPVSTSSRGIGNKEGSSQTPTGIHCIGEKIGDGAPSGRIFRDRLDTGIDWQESMGGENMILTRILRLRGLEPGINSGPGIDSWERYIYIHGTNHEELIGTPISHGCVCMRNRDIIELYDSIQEETIVVID; this is encoded by the coding sequence ATGGATCGCAGAAAATTCCGTTCCATCCGTGAGAATCTAATAAGGGCAATCGGTTCAGTTCCTCAGAAATTCATAGTGGTTGACACCACGGAACAAAAGATGCATCTGATAAATGGAAGGAAAACTATCCTGAGTTTCCCTGTTTCCACATCGAGCAGAGGCATTGGTAACAAAGAGGGATCATCTCAAACCCCGACTGGCATCCACTGCATCGGAGAGAAGATTGGAGATGGTGCTCCGTCCGGAAGAATCTTCCGTGACCGTCTCGATACCGGTATAGACTGGCAGGAATCGATGGGAGGAGAAAACATGATTCTCACCCGTATACTTCGTCTGCGGGGCCTTGAACCGGGTATAAACAGCGGACCGGGAATCGATTCATGGGAAAGATATATCTATATTCATGGCACCAACCATGAGGAACTGATCGGAACACCGATATCTCATGGATGTGTATGTATGCGTAACAGAGACATAATAGAGCTGTATGACTCGATACAGGAGGAAACGATTGTCGTTATTGATTAA
- a CDS encoding TIGR00730 family Rossman fold protein — MQRKAEEMENALLNQANTEDTWRIFRIMAEFVEGFETLSSVGPCVTIFGSARTPVEHEFYRMTVETARLAARNGYGVITGGGPGIMEAANKGASMENGISIGLNIQLPFEQIPNPHIKTMLNFKHFFCRKVMFLKYTSAVIIMPGGYGTMDEMFEVLTLVQTQKVVTLPLVLMGKVYWEGLVNWLRDTMLKYGYIVETDLSLIKVTDDPDEAIDFILKSESKRKVTANFV; from the coding sequence ATGCAAAGAAAGGCGGAAGAAATGGAAAACGCTCTCTTAAATCAAGCAAACACCGAAGATACCTGGAGAATTTTCAGAATAATGGCGGAATTTGTGGAGGGATTTGAAACCCTCTCAAGTGTGGGACCCTGTGTTACTATATTCGGTTCTGCCCGCACTCCTGTGGAGCACGAGTTTTACAGGATGACTGTTGAGACAGCCAGACTTGCCGCCAGAAACGGATATGGTGTCATCACTGGCGGCGGTCCTGGAATCATGGAAGCAGCCAATAAAGGTGCTTCCATGGAGAATGGCATATCTATAGGGCTTAACATCCAGCTCCCCTTCGAGCAGATACCAAACCCGCATATTAAAACGATGCTTAACTTTAAACACTTCTTCTGTCGCAAAGTAATGTTCCTCAAATACACATCGGCAGTTATTATCATGCCCGGAGGTTATGGCACGATGGATGAAATGTTTGAGGTGTTGACACTTGTGCAAACACAGAAAGTTGTGACACTCCCGCTTGTGCTCATGGGTAAGGTTTACTGGGAGGGACTTGTCAATTGGCTGAGAGATACGATGCTTAAATACGGGTATATTGTTGAAACTGACCTCTCTTTGATCAAAGTGACTGATGATCCTGATGAGGCTATCGATTTCATTCTTAAAAGTGAATCAAAGAGAAAAGTGACAGCAAACTTTGTGTGA